A single Salmo salar chromosome ssa19, Ssal_v3.1, whole genome shotgun sequence DNA region contains:
- the tomm20a gene encoding translocase of outer mitochondrial membrane 20 produces MMGAKTSTVVAGVAGALFIGYCVYFDRKRRSDPNFKRRLQERRSKQKSSQEKTGLTRLPDLKDAEAVQKFFLEEIQLGEELLAQGDSETGVDHLTNAIAVCGQPQQLLQVLQQTLPPPVFQMLLTKLPTISQRIVSAQSLAEDDVE; encoded by the exons ATGATGGGGGCTAAAACCAGCACCGTGGTCGCTGGGGTGGCTGGAGCTCTGTTCATTGGATACTGCGTTTATTTCGACAGAAAACGACGAAGTGATCCGAACTTCAAGAGAAGGCTGCAAGAAC GCAGAAGTAAACAGAAGTCTTCCCAAGAGAAGACTGGACTAACAAGG CTACCTGACCTGAAGGATGCAGAAGCTGTACAGAAGTTCTTCCTGGAGGAGATCCAACTGGGAGAGGAGCTGCTAGCACAAG GAGACTCTGAGACGGGAGTAGACCATCTAACCAATGCCATAGCGGTGTGTGGTCAGCCCCAGCAGCTGCTCCAGGTGCTACAGCAGactctgcctcctcctgtgttcCAGATGCTGCTCACCAAACTGCCCACCATCAGCCAG AGAATCGTGAGTGCTCAGAGTTTGGCAGAAGATGACGTTGAgtga